In one Nicotiana sylvestris chromosome 8, ASM39365v2, whole genome shotgun sequence genomic region, the following are encoded:
- the LOC104243601 gene encoding glycine dehydrogenase (decarboxylating), mitochondrial, with product MERARKLANRAILKRLVSDSKQSRANEIPSSAALYRPSRYVSSLSPYTFQARNGNNMLHGKVGNFNRQQQHVRSISVEALKPSDTFPRRHNSATPQEQTQMAEFCGFSSLDSLIDATVPQSIRIESMKFSKFDEGLTEAQMIDHMSKLASMNKVFKSYIGMGYYNTFVPPVILRNIMENPAWYTQYTPYQAEISQGRLESLLNYQTMITDLTGLPMSNASLLDEGTAAAEAMAMCNNIFKGKKKTFLIASNCHPQTIDICKTRADGFGIKVETVDLKDIDYKSGDVCGVLVQYPGTEGEILDYGEFIKNAHAHGVKVVMASDLLALTMLKPPGEFGADIVVGSAQRFGVPMGYGGPHAAFLATSQEYKRMMPGRIIGVSVDSSGKPALRMAMQTREQHIRRDKATSNICTAQALLANMAAMYAVYHGPEGLKTIAQRVHGLAGTLAAGLKKLGTVEVQDLPFFDTVKVKCADAKAIADVAYKNEINLRVVDSNTITVAFDETTTLEDVDNLFKVFALGKPVTFTAQSIAQEVENLIPSGLVRETPYLTHQIFNSYHTEHELLRYLHKLQSKDLSLCHSMIPLGSCTMKLNATTEMMPVTWPNFTNIHPFAPTEQAAGYQEMFKDLGDLLCTITGFDSFSLQPNAGAAGEYAGLMVILAYHMARGDHHRNVCIIPVSAHGTNPASAAMCGMKIVAVGTDAKGNINIEELRKAAEANKDNLAALMVTYPSTHGVYEEGIDEICKIIHDNGGQVYMDGANMNAQVGLTSPGFIGADVCHLNLHKTFCIPHGGGGPGMGPIGVKKHLAPFLPSHPVVPTGGIPSPDKSEPLGTISAAPWGSALILPISYTYIAMMGSKGLTDASKIAILNANYMAKRLEKHYPVLFRGVNGTCAHEFIIDLRGFKSTAGIEPEDVAKRLIDYGFHGPTMSWPVPGTLMIEPTESESKAELDRFCDALISIREEIAQIEKGNADINNNVLKGAPHPPSMLMADAWVKPYSREYAAFPAPWLRNAKFWPTTARVDNVYGDRNLICTLLPVSQMVEEEAAANA from the exons ATGGAGCGTGCTAGAAAATTGGCAAACAGGGCAATTCTGAAACGTTTGGTTTCAGACTCAAAACAGAGCCGTGCCAATGAAATCCCATCATCTGCAGCATTATACAGACCTTCAAGGTATGTTTCTTCATTATCACCTTACACATTTCAGGCTAGAAATGGTAACAATATGTTGCATGGAAAAGTTGGGAATTTCAATAGGCAACAACAACATGTTAGATCAATATCTGTTGAGGCATTGAAGCCAAGTGATACTTTCCCAAGGCGACACAACTCAGCCACCCCACAAGAACAAACCCAAATGGCTGAGTTTTGTGGGTTTTCAAGCCTTGATTCCCTTATTGATGCCACTGTCCCTCAATCTATCCGTATTGAATCCATGAAGTTTTCTAAGTTTGATGAGGGATTAACTGAGGCACAAATGATTGACCACATGTCAAAATTAGCTTCAATGAATAAGGTTTTCAAGTCATATATTGGGATGGGATATTATAACACTTTTGTACCACCTGTTATTTTGAGGAATATTATGGAGAATCCTGCTTGGTATACTCAGTATACTCCTTATCAGGCTGAGATTTCGCAGGGACGTCTCGAGTCCCTGCTGAATTATCAGACCATGATTACAGATCTTACTGGTTTGCCAATGTCCAATGCATCTTTACTAGATGAAGGGACCGCGGCAGCTGAGGCTATGGCCATGTGTAATAATATTTTcaaggggaaaaagaaaacttTCCTTATTGCTAGCAATTGTCACCCTCAGACTATCGATATTTGTAAGACTAGAGCTGATGGATTTGGGATTAAGGTAGAGACTGTTGATCTTAAGGACATTGATTATAAATCTGGTGATGTTTGTGGGGTATTAGTTCAGTATCCGGGAACTGAAGGTGAAATCTTGGACTATGGGGAGTTTATTAAGAATGCACATGCTCATGGAGTGAAGGTTGTTATGGCATCGGATCTTTTGGCATTGACAATGTTGAAACCTCCTGGTGAATTTGGAGCAGATATTGTTGTTGGTTCTGCTCAGAGGTTTGGAGTGCCTATGGGTTATGGAGGCCCTCATGCGGCTTTCTTGGCAACTTCTCAAGAATACAAGAGAATGATGCCCGGAAGAATCATTGGTGTCAGTGTTGATTCTTCAGGGAAACCTGCTCTGCGTATGGCAATGCAAACCAGGGAACAGCACATCCGCAGAGACAAGGCTACAAGCAACATTTGTACAGCACAG GCCTTGCTTGCGAACATGGCTGCCATGTATGCAGTCTATCATGGACCGGAGGGGCTAAAAACCATTGCCCAACGTGTTCATGGTCTTGCCGGAACACTTGCTGCTGGGCTCAAAAAGCTAGGAACGGTAGAAGTTCAGGATCTTCCATTCTTTGACACTGTGAAGGTTAAGTGTGCTGATGCAAAAGCAATTGCTGATGTTGCTTACAAGAATGAAATTAACTTGAGGGTTGTGGACAGCAATACT ATAACTGTAGCTTTTGATGAAACTACTACCTTAGAAGATGTGGACAATCTGTTTAAAGTTTTTGCCTTGGGAAAGCCG GTCACATTCACCGCTCAATCAATTGCACAAGAGGTCGAGAATCTGATTCCTTCTGGACTTGTAAGGGAGACTCCATATTTGACTCACCAAATATTCAACTC GTACCATACTGAGCACGAGTTGCTAAGATACCTTCATAAGCTGCAATCAAAGGACCTTTCCTTGTGCCATAGCATGATTCCTTTGGGATCCTGCACAATGAAATTGAATGCCACAACAGAGATGATGCCAGTGACATGGCCTAACTTCACAAATATCCACCCTTTTGCGCCCACTGAACAGGCCGCTGGTTATCAG GAAATGTTCAAAGATTTGGGTGACCTATTGTGTACAATTACAGGTTTTGATTCCTTCTCCTTGCAGCCTAATGCTGGTGCTGCTGGAGAATATGCTGGGCTGATGGTTATTCTTGCCTATCATATG GCGAGGGGTGACCATCACCGCAATGTGTGCATCATTCCTGTGTCTGCTCATGGAACAAATCCTGCAAGTGCTGCTATGTGTGGGATGAAAATTGTTGCTGTTGGAACTGATGCAAAAGGAAACATTAATATCGAAGAGTTGAGGAAGGCTGCTGAGGCAAATAAGGATAACCTTGCTGCTCTCATG GTTACATACCCATCAACACATGGAGTCTATGAGGAAGGAATCGATGAGATATGTAAGATAATCCATGACAATGGTGGTCAGGTGTACATGGATGGAGCTAACATGAATGCTCAG GTAGGTCTTACAAGTCCCGGCTTTATCGGTGCTGATGTTTGTCATCTGAATCTACATAAGACATTCTGCATTCCTCATGGTGGAGGAGGTCCTGGAATGGGCCCCATTGGTGTGAAGAAGCACCTTGCACCATTTTTGCCATCACACCCTGTG GTTCCAACTGGAGGGATCCCATCCCCCGACAAGAGTGAGCCACTTGGTACTATTTCTGCTGCACCCTGGGGTTCAGCACTTATTTTGCCGATTTCATATACCTACATTGCAATGATGGGGTCTAAGGGACTTACAGATGCATCAAAGATAGCTATCCTGAATGCGAACTACATGGCTAAGCGTTTGGAg AAGCATTACCCAGTTCTCTTCCGAGGTGTCAATGGAACATGTGCCCACGAGTTTATCATTGACCTGAGGGGCTTTAAG AGTACTGCTGGAATAGAACCTGAAGATGTTGCTAAACGTCTTATAGACTATGGATTCCATGGACCTACAATGTCTTGGCCAGTTCCTGGTACACTTATGATTGAACCTACTGAAAGTGAAAGCAAG GCGGAACTAGACAGGTTTTGTGATGCACTCATCTCCATCAGAGAAGAAATCGCTCAGATTGAGAAAGGGAATGCTGATATTAACAACAATGTTCTTAAG GGGGCTCCTCATCCACCATCAATGCTCATGGCAGATGCATGGGTGAAACCATATTCTCGGGAATATGCTGCATTCCCTGCTCCCTGGCTAAGGAATGCCAAATTCTGGCCAACTACAG CACGAGTGGACAATGTGTATGGAGATCGCAACCTCATCTGCACCCTTCTTCCAGTATCACAAATGGTGGAAGAAGAAGCTGCAGCAAATGCTTAA